A window of Castanea sativa cultivar Marrone di Chiusa Pesio chromosome 1, ASM4071231v1 contains these coding sequences:
- the LOC142622538 gene encoding putative BOI-related E3 ubiquitin-protein ligase 3, with translation MASFPQHQFQPHYQPQQQHQQSKSFRNLYTIDGQISQPVAYYNPTTHLQDQSQHPPYIPSFHVVGLAPGPVAANDGSDGGAELQWNYGVEPKKKRLKEQDFLENNSQISSVDFFQPRSVSTGLGLSLDNNTRMASTGDSALLSLIGDDIESELQRHDAEIDRFLKVQGDRLQQNILEKVQATQLQTLSFVEEKVLQKLREKEAEMESINRKNEELEERMEQLTVEAGAWQQRARYNENMISALKVNLQQVYAQSRDSKEGCGDSEVDDTASCCNGRSIDFHLLCKENNDMKEIMTCKACRVNEVCMLLLPCKHLCLCKECESKLSFCPLCQASKFIGMEVYM, from the exons atgGCTTCTTTTCCTCAACACCAATTTCAACCACACTACCAACCccaacaacaacaccaacaatcCAAATCCTTCAG AAACTTGTACACAATCGACGGTCAGATATCACAGCCAGTGGCCTATTACAACCCCACCACTCATCTTCAAGATCAATCTCAACACCCTCCTTATATTCCTTCAT TTCATGTGGTAGGGTTAGCTCCTGGTCCGGTTGCTGCGAACGATGGCAGTGACGGCGGGGCTGAGTTGCAATGGAATTATGGGGTGGAGCCGAAGAAGAAGAGGTTGAAGGAGCAGGATTTCTTGGAGAACAATTCTCAGATATCGTCTGTCGATTTCTTTCAACCGCGATCGGTGTCCACGGGTTTGGGCTTGTCTCTTGACAATAATACCCGAATGGCTTCCACCGGAGACTCCGCCTTGCTGTCACTCATTGGGGACGATATTGAATCCGAGCTGCAGAGGCACGATGCTGAGATTGATAGATTCCTCAAAGTCCAG ggTGACCGGTTGCagcaaaatattttagaaaaggTACAGGCCACCCAGcttcaaactctctcttttgTAGAAGAAAAGGTCCTTCAGAAACTCCGTGAGAAAGAGGCCGAGATGGAGAGCATTAACAGGAAGAATGAGGAACTTGAAGAGCGAATGGAACAGTTAACTGTTGAAGCAGGTGCTTGGCAACAGCGAGCTAGATACAATGAAAACATGATCTCGGCTCTTAAAGTTAATCTTCAGCAAGTTTATGCTCAAAGTAGAGACAGTAAAGAGGGATGTGGTGATAGTGAAGTAGATGATACGGCTTCTTGCTGCAATGGCCGTTCCATTGATTTTCACCTGTTATGCAAGGAGAACAATGACATGAAAGAGATTATGACTTGTAAGGCTTGTAGAGTCAATGAAGTTTGCATGCTTTTGTTGCCTTGTAAGCATCTCTGCCTCTGTAAAGAATGTGAAAGTAAGCTTAGTTTTTGTCCCCTGTGTCAGGCCTCTAAGTTTATTGGCATGGAGGTCTATATGTAA
- the LOC142621789 gene encoding uncharacterized protein LOC142621789 has protein sequence MHAKTDSEVTSLAPSSPTRSPRRQVYYVQSPSRDSHDGEKTTTSFHSTPVLSPVGSPPHSHSSVGRHSRESSTSRFSGSLKPGSRKISPNDGSRGGGQRKGQKPWKDQCDVIEEEGLLEDEERVKGLPRRCYVLAFVLGFFILFTIFSLILLGASKPMKPEITIKSITFEQFKIQAGSDSSGVATDMISVNSTVKFTYRNTGTFFGVHVTSTPLDLLYSQLTIASGTMREFYQSRKSQRLVNVTVMSDQIPMYGSGAGMSTSATGTSTLPVPLSLSFQVRSKANVLGKLVQPKFYKRIDCSVTYDPKKLNVAMSLGKNNCTYN, from the exons atgcATGCAAAGACAGACTCAGAGGTAACAAGCTTAGCCCCATCTTCACCAACTAGATCTCCTCGAAGACAAGTCTACTATGTTCAGAGCCCATCTCGTGACTCCCACGATGGAGAGAAGACAACGACTTCGTTTCACTCCACACCAGTTCTCAGCCCAGTTGGATCTCCACCTCATTCTCACTCCTCCGTGGGCCGCCACTCCCGTGAGTCTTCGACAAGTCGTTTTTCTGGGTCTTTGAAACCCGGATCCCGAAAGATCTCCCCAAACGACGGGTCGCGTGGAGGGGGCCAAAGAAAAGGTCAGAAGCCATGGAAGGATCAGTGTGATGTGATTGAAGAAGAAGGGCTTCTTGAAGACGAAGAGCGTGTAAAGGGTCTCCCTCGTCGTTGCTATGTTCTTGCTTTTGTGCTTGGGTTTTTCAttctgttcactattttttctttgattttgttggGTGCTAGTAAGCCCATGAAGCCAGAGATCACAATCAAG AGTATAACGTTTGAGCAGTTTAAGATTCAAGCTGGTTCGGATTCTTCTGGAGTGGCTACTGATATGATCTCAGTGAATTCAACGGTGAAATTCACGTACCGGAACACCGGCACATTCTTTGGGGTTCATGTCACATCGACACCTCTAGATCTACTTTATTCCCAACTCACCATAGCCTCTGGAACC ATGAGGGAGTTTTATCAATCAAGGAAGAGCCAAAGATTAGTTAATGTGACAGTAATGAGTGATCAAATTCCAATGTACGGAAGTGGAGCTGGAATGAGCACATCAGCAACGGGTACATCGACATTGCCAGTGCCACTGAGTTTGAGCTTCCAGGTTCGATCTAAAGCCAATGTTTTGGGGAAATTGGTGCAGCCCAAGTTCTACAAGAGGATTGACTGTTCAGTCACCTATGATCCCAAAAAGCTCAACGTTGCAATGTCGCTCGGCAAGAATAATTGCACATATAATTGA